GGGGGCACGATGCCGCTGGCGGGCGTGCACACGCTTCCTGGCCTTTTCTCGCAGAGCGTTGTCGGGACGCCCGCTTTTTTTGAAACGGTGACGTCGGATCCGATCCTGCAAAACGACTTCCTGGCCAACGGGATGCGCCCAGTCTGGGGTGTAATGACCTCGACCTACAACCTGTTCACCCGCGACCAGGATGTTAGCGGCATTGATGACATCAAAGGGCTGAAACTGAAAACCATTGCCGGGAACATGGCGGAGTCGGTCAAGGCCCTAGGGGGCGCGCCGGTTGATATTCCCAGCCCGGAAACCTATCAGGCCATCCGCACCGGCACCGTCGACGGCACGATCTTTCCCACCACCAGCATCTATTCCTACAAGCTGGACGAGGTAATCGATACCGCCGTTCTGGGTCTGGATGTTTTTGTGTATTGGGCGCCCTACGCGATCCGCGAGGAGGTCTGGCAGGATCTGTCGCCAGAGCATCAACAGGCCATTCAACAGGCGTCGCAGGAGGCGATGCAGCGAGTTGCCGAAGAAACCGACCGATCGGCCGCCGAGCTTGAGGACAAGATGCGGGACAGCGGTATCGAGGTCATCGTTCTGGATGAAGCGCAGCGCGAAAAGGTCAAATCGGCCACAGCGCCGGTGTTCGATGCCTGGGTCTCTGGTCTGCAAGAGCGCGGACTGCCTGCGGGCGAAGTGCTGGAGATGTTTCGTGCGAACATCGAAAAGCACCAGACGCAGTAAGGCGCGCAACCGTGTCCCGTCACGATCTTGATCCCCGAGAGGACGCCGTGCCGTCGCCGAGAGTTGGATTGCACGGTCCTCTGGGCCGAGCGATGGACCGGGTGGATACCGGGATGAACTGGCTGTCGCGCGCTGCGATGATGGTCATGCTGGTGCTGATCCTCATACAGGTCTTTACGCGCTATATCCTGAATGACCCGATCGAAGGGGTCATTGGCGCTACAGAGCTATATCTGATGCCCATCATCGTGTTCGGAAGCCTGAGCTATCTGGAAATGTATGATGGCCACGTGCGAGTGGGGATAGTGTTTGATGCTCTGCCCGAAGGGCTGCGGGCCGGTTTCAATGTCGTCTTGCGATTGGCAGCGGCCGCGTTTTTTGCGCTGATCTGTTACGGTGCCTCGCGCGAGGCGCTTAAGGCGTGGGACTTCGGATATCGCACATCCGGCGACATCGACGCGCCTCTCGTCACCACGCTTGTGATTGCGCCGATTGGCTGCGTGCTGATCGTTCTGCGCCTTCTCGTAAATGCGGCGGGTGACGTTCAGCACCTTCGCGGCGCTTCGGATCGGATTGGCTGAGTATGGAATTTCTTGCACCTGTGTCGCTATT
This sequence is a window from Sulfitobacter alexandrii. Protein-coding genes within it:
- a CDS encoding TRAP transporter small permease, yielding MDRVDTGMNWLSRAAMMVMLVLILIQVFTRYILNDPIEGVIGATELYLMPIIVFGSLSYLEMYDGHVRVGIVFDALPEGLRAGFNVVLRLAAAAFFALICYGASREALKAWDFGYRTSGDIDAPLVTTLVIAPIGCVLIVLRLLVNAAGDVQHLRGASDRIG
- the dctP gene encoding TRAP transporter substrate-binding protein DctP, whose amino-acid sequence is MTRNTKLDRFAAGAALVIAVGTMPQIAAAEVTLKVADTFPPGHYIVETGTTYWMDRVTELTDGEVKFQYFGAGQLGSLRDMFSMVQTGVVDIGYVPPAYNGGTMPLAGVHTLPGLFSQSVVGTPAFFETVTSDPILQNDFLANGMRPVWGVMTSTYNLFTRDQDVSGIDDIKGLKLKTIAGNMAESVKALGGAPVDIPSPETYQAIRTGTVDGTIFPTTSIYSYKLDEVIDTAVLGLDVFVYWAPYAIREEVWQDLSPEHQQAIQQASQEAMQRVAEETDRSAAELEDKMRDSGIEVIVLDEAQREKVKSATAPVFDAWVSGLQERGLPAGEVLEMFRANIEKHQTQ